The following are from one region of the Panulirus ornatus isolate Po-2019 chromosome 48, ASM3632096v1, whole genome shotgun sequence genome:
- the LOC139764171 gene encoding dimethyladenosine transferase isoform X2 yields the protein MPKAPVQKKCRTHKEVSRVCTKAGVKGAKPASGIPSQGLVFNTDIGQHILRNPLVITSMVEKAGLKATDVVLEVGPGTGNMTAKLLERVKRVIACEVDSRMVAELHKRFLSTPLHSKLDIRIGDILKANLPTFDVCVANLPFQISSPFVFKLLLHRPLFRCAVLMFQQEFAERLIARPGDKLYCRLTANTQLLAKVDHLMKVGKNNFRPPPKVESSVVRIEPKNPVPNINFSEWDGLLRIVFVRKNKTLSAAFKHSSVLQTLDKNYKTWCSLQEKKIPEGFVLKEKVQEILIDGKFDKKRARQMDQDDFLALLHAFNKEGIHFV from the exons ATGCCGAAAGCCCCAGTGCAAAAGAAGTGCCGTACGCACAAGGAGGTGAGCCGTGTTTGCACAAAAGCAGGGGTTAAAGGAGCAAAACCTGCATCAGGTATACCCTCACAGGGACTTGTTTTCAACACAGACATAGGCCAACACATCCTTAGGAACCCTCTTGTCATAACTtccatggttgagaaagctggaTTAAAGGCAACAGATGTTGTACTTGAG GTAGGTCCGGGTACAGGGAATATGACAGCAAAGCTTCTGGAGCGGGTAAAACGAGTCATAGCATGTGAAGTTGATTCACGGATGGTTGCTGAGTTGCACAAGAGATTCCTATCTACTCCATTGCACTCCAAACTGGATATTAGGATTGGAGATATTTTAAAGGCAAATCTTCCTacatttgatgtgtgtgtggcaaaTTTACCTTTCCAG ATTTCATCACCATTTGTTTTCAAGCTTCTCCTTCATCGGCCACTGTTCAGATGTGCAGTACTAATGTTTCAGCAGGAATTTGCTGAACGGTTAATTGCTCGGCCAGGTGACAAGTTGTACTGCCGACTGACTGCCAATACTCAGTTGTTAGCTAAAGTGGATCATCTCATGAAAGTTGGAAAAAACAACTTTAGACCTCCTCCTAAG GTTGAATCATCAGTTGTGAGGATTGAGCCTAAGAATCCTGTTCCAAATATTAATTTCTCTGAATGGGATGGACTCCTTCGTATTGTCTTTGTTAGAAAAAACAAGACTCTTTCTGCTGCTTTCAAACATTCATCTGTATTGCAG ACACTTGATAAAAACTACAAGACTTGGTGTTCGCTGCAGGAGAAAAAGATCCCTGAAGGTTTTGTTTTGAAGGAGAAGGTACAAGAAATTCTTATTGATGGAAAATTTGACAAGAAGCGTGCAAGACAAATGGATCAGGATGACTTTTTAGCACTGTTACATGCTTTTAATAAAGAAGGAATACATTTTGTTTAG
- the LOC139764171 gene encoding dimethyladenosine transferase isoform X1, whose product MARQMFLIILGKGILSQLGTLLLMPKAPVQKKCRTHKEVSRVCTKAGVKGAKPASGIPSQGLVFNTDIGQHILRNPLVITSMVEKAGLKATDVVLEVGPGTGNMTAKLLERVKRVIACEVDSRMVAELHKRFLSTPLHSKLDIRIGDILKANLPTFDVCVANLPFQISSPFVFKLLLHRPLFRCAVLMFQQEFAERLIARPGDKLYCRLTANTQLLAKVDHLMKVGKNNFRPPPKVESSVVRIEPKNPVPNINFSEWDGLLRIVFVRKNKTLSAAFKHSSVLQTLDKNYKTWCSLQEKKIPEGFVLKEKVQEILIDGKFDKKRARQMDQDDFLALLHAFNKEGIHFV is encoded by the exons AATGCCGAAAGCCCCAGTGCAAAAGAAGTGCCGTACGCACAAGGAGGTGAGCCGTGTTTGCACAAAAGCAGGGGTTAAAGGAGCAAAACCTGCATCAGGTATACCCTCACAGGGACTTGTTTTCAACACAGACATAGGCCAACACATCCTTAGGAACCCTCTTGTCATAACTtccatggttgagaaagctggaTTAAAGGCAACAGATGTTGTACTTGAG GTAGGTCCGGGTACAGGGAATATGACAGCAAAGCTTCTGGAGCGGGTAAAACGAGTCATAGCATGTGAAGTTGATTCACGGATGGTTGCTGAGTTGCACAAGAGATTCCTATCTACTCCATTGCACTCCAAACTGGATATTAGGATTGGAGATATTTTAAAGGCAAATCTTCCTacatttgatgtgtgtgtggcaaaTTTACCTTTCCAG ATTTCATCACCATTTGTTTTCAAGCTTCTCCTTCATCGGCCACTGTTCAGATGTGCAGTACTAATGTTTCAGCAGGAATTTGCTGAACGGTTAATTGCTCGGCCAGGTGACAAGTTGTACTGCCGACTGACTGCCAATACTCAGTTGTTAGCTAAAGTGGATCATCTCATGAAAGTTGGAAAAAACAACTTTAGACCTCCTCCTAAG GTTGAATCATCAGTTGTGAGGATTGAGCCTAAGAATCCTGTTCCAAATATTAATTTCTCTGAATGGGATGGACTCCTTCGTATTGTCTTTGTTAGAAAAAACAAGACTCTTTCTGCTGCTTTCAAACATTCATCTGTATTGCAG ACACTTGATAAAAACTACAAGACTTGGTGTTCGCTGCAGGAGAAAAAGATCCCTGAAGGTTTTGTTTTGAAGGAGAAGGTACAAGAAATTCTTATTGATGGAAAATTTGACAAGAAGCGTGCAAGACAAATGGATCAGGATGACTTTTTAGCACTGTTACATGCTTTTAATAAAGAAGGAATACATTTTGTTTAG